One Gossypium raimondii isolate GPD5lz chromosome 3, ASM2569854v1, whole genome shotgun sequence genomic window carries:
- the LOC105794864 gene encoding probable serine/threonine-protein kinase At1g54610, giving the protein MGCMSSKSAAVQDSRENQKKRLTRKGSLDKLVQRANSSGREEVVRSKDKKGGGDVKVLLVNKKSNGSSRFSYNDQVENKRILDKFEVVVKNEVEKCGVTIAGHHHPGSERVLNSIEGELVAAGWPSWLVAVAGEAINGWIPRRASTFEKLNKIGQGTYSSVYKARDLIHNKLVALKRVQFDNHDPESAKFMAREIILLRRLDHPNVMKLEGLITSSTGCSLYLVFEYMEHDLVGLASLPRNKFSEPQIKCYMQQLLSGLDHCHSHGVLHRDIKGSNLLIDSNGILKIADFGLACHFDPHDSVPMTNRVVTLWYRPPELLLGASHYGVAVDLWSAGCILGELYSGKPILPGKTEVEQLHKIFKLCGSPTDEYWRKAKLPHSTVFKPLHPYRRCVAETFKDFPSPTVTLMETLLSIDPVSRRTAAFALKSEFFTTQPLACDPSSLPRYPPSKEIDAKLRDEEARRQRAVESRGSRVDMERRGQKEPLAVPASKSNTEFATSTQRRHPHPNLKSKSQMFNTGILMEPPPPKQTPAAKEESRDFLEHNRKKISYSGPLVGGSLFRKSGKEHDDLPMVSSKANLSKLSGLVATRTLASDDHRQKPGPLTLQAVNHGAKPRRSFNDFESARRHDVKQHMPKTAASPVTGGGGACSTETSPHGGGPRGNKIYVSGPLLAPSDNVNQMLKEHDRKIQEFARRRARLHRTKL; this is encoded by the exons ATGGGTTGCATGAGTTCCAAGTCTGCGGCTGTTCAAGATAGCCgtgaaaaccaaaaaaagagGCTGACGCGAAAAGGGTCATTAGATAAGCTTGTTCAACGAGCTAATTCATCGGGAAGAGAGGAGGTTGTTCGATCAAAGGATAAAAAAGGTGGTGGTGATGTGAAAGTCTTGTTGGTCAATAAGAAATCCAATGGTTCCAGTCGTTTTTCTTATAATGATCAAGTTGAGAATAAGAGGATCCTTGATAAGTTTGAGGTGGTAGTGAAAAATGAGGTAGAAAAGTGTGGGGTTACGATTGCTGGTCATCACCATCCTGGTTCAGAAAGGGTGCTGAATAGCATAGAAGGAGAGCTGGTTGCAGCAGGATGGCCTTCTTGGCTTGTTGCTGTGGCAGGTGAAGCTATCAATGGATGGATACCACGACGGGCCAGTACCTTTGAGAAGTTGAATAAA ATTGGCCAAGGAACCTATAGTAGTGTGTATAAGGCTCGTGACCTCATTCATAATAAACTTGTGGCTCTGAAAAGAGTGCAGTTTGATAATCATGATCCTGAAAGCGCAAAGTTTATGGCGAGGGAGATTATTCTCTTGCGAAGACTTGATCATCCAAATGTTATGAAACTGGAAGGCTTGATCACATCCTCAACGGGGTGCAGCTTATACCTTGTTTTTGAATATATGGAACATGATCTTGTGGGACTTGCATCACTTCCCAGGAACAAGTTTTCAGAACCTCAG ATTAAATGCTACATGCAGCAACTTCTAAGTGGACTTGATCATTGTCACAGTCATGGTGTCCTTCATCGTGACATAAAGGGTTCAAATCTTCTCATTGACAGTAATGGAAtcttgaagattgcagattttgGATTAGCGTGTCATTTTGATCCTCACGATAGTGTTCCAATGACCAATCGTGTAGTGACTCTTTGGTATCGACCACCAGAACTTTTGTTAGGAGCTTCTCACTACGGGGTTGCTGTAGATTTATGGAGTGCTGGTTGCATACTTGGGGAACTGTATTCAGGCAAACCTATTTTGCCTGGGAAAACAGAG GTTGAGCAATTACATAAGATCTTTAAGCTTTGTGGCTCGCCAACTGATGAATACTGGAGAAAAGCAAAACTACCTCATTCAACTGTGTTCAAGCCTCTACACCCATATAGACGATGTGTTGCTGAAACATTTAAAGACTTTCCTTCTCCTACTGTAACTCTCATGGAGACCTTGCTTTCAATTGACCCTGTTAGTCGAAGAACTGCAGCTTTTGCTTTGAAGAGTGAG TTCTTTACAACACAACCTCTTGCGTGTGATCCTTCAAGTTTACCGAGGTATCCTCCTAGCAAGGAGATTGACGCTAAGTTGAGGGATGAAGAAGCTAGAAG GCAAAGAGCAGTTGAGAGTAGGGGTTCAAGGGTTGACATGGAAAGGAGGGGACAAAAGGAACCACTTGCGGTACCAGCATCCAAGTCTAATACCGAGTTCGCCACATCAACGCAg AGAAGACATCCCCATCCTAATTTGAAAAGCAAGAGTCAGATGTTCAACACTGGTATTTTGATGGAGCCCCCACCCCCTAAACAGACACCTGCTGCAAAAGAAGAAAGCAGAGATTTCCTGGAGCacaatagaaagaaaatttcatatTCGGGTCCATTGGTTGGTGGCTCCTTGTTTAGAAAGTCTGGCAAGGAACATGATGATCTTCCTATGGTCTCATCCAAAGCTAACTTATCGAAATTATCCGGCTTAGTAGCGACTAGGACTTTGGCTTCTGACGATCACAGACAGAAACCTGGACCCTTGACCCTGCAAGCAGTAAACCATGGAGCCAAGCCTCGAAGatcttttaatgattttgagtCTGCCAGAAGACATGATGTCAAGCAACATATGCCGAAGACTGCTGCATCCCCGGTAACAGGAGGTGGAGGAGCCTGCAGTACGGAGACAAGCCCG CATGGTGGAGGTCCCAGGGGAAACAAAATATACGTATCGGGTCCTTTACTTGCTCCATCCGACAATGTCAATCAAATGCTTAAAGAGCATGACCGTAAGATCCAAGAGTTTGCTCGAAGAAGAGCACGGCTTCACAGGACAAAACTCTAA